The following proteins are co-located in the Xiphophorus hellerii strain 12219 chromosome 2, Xiphophorus_hellerii-4.1, whole genome shotgun sequence genome:
- the hbp1 gene encoding HMG box-containing protein 1, giving the protein MDESFDPLKCNEDLPSSPGCHMEYDDMPELQEVEEDQRSQGLFQVGAVSHQELGCSPNTNWLAELANIATSPQSPLLKDVPHKRSSPVHIFGNSNSLHSYARPPLASSAPSPSRGHLRERRRVRASSESESGVFSMSSSFSDDEDMAWSHSWPSTAWHCFLKGTRLRFHRGPNVEWQEADELGDSDDDSDDENMSQSSFSTKRFGSDGLKLVNHEDTVSFGQAALKLTFDPGSPEKGLLTAECRLDHPFFVKNKGWSSFYPSLTVVHHGIPCYEMQLGDVCLPPNHPDAINCDDSVVFDTFRSYDFTPLDSSAVYVLSSMARLRRASLSSGGAVSPDCDKLERSCSPQSSSSKSHRSHLTGTASGATPTKCKRPMNAFMLFAKKYRVEYTQMYPGKDNRAISVILGDKWKKMKNEERRMYTMEAKALAEEQKRLNPDCWKRKRTNSGSQQT; this is encoded by the exons ATGGACGAGTCGTTTGATCCACTTAAGTGTAACGAGGACCTGCCTTCCTCACCTGGTTGCCACATGGAATACG ACGACATGCCTGAACtgcaggaggtggaggaagacCAGAGGTCTCAGGGCTTATTTCAGGTCGGAGCCGTGTCCCACCAGGAGCTCGGCTGCTCCCCTAACACCAACTGGCTCGCCGAGTTAGCCAACATCGCCACCAGTCCCCAGAGCCCTCTGCTGAAGGACGTGCCACACAAGAG ATCATCTCCAGTTCACATCTTTGGCAACAGTAACAGTTTACATTCCTATGCCCGGCCTCCGTTAGCCAGCAGCGCGCCTAGCCCTTCCAGAGGCCACCTCAGGGAGCGCAGACGCGTCAGG GCCAGCAGTGAATCAGAGTCCGGGGTTTTCTCCATGTCCTCGTCGTTTTCTGATGACGAAGACATGGCGTGGTCTCATTCCTGGCCGTCCACAGCCTGGCACTGCTTCCTAAAAG GAACCCGCCTGCGCTTCCACCGAGGTCCGAATGTGGAATGGCAAGAAGCTGATGAGCTGGGGGATTCGGACGACGACTCTGATGATGAAAACATGTCACAGTCCTCATTCTCAACCAAA AGATTTGGTTCAGATGGACTTAAACTCGTAAACCATGAAGATACAGTATCCTTTGGCCAGGCTGCGCTcaagctgacctttgaccccggCTCCCCGGAAAAAGGTCTCCTCACAGCCGAATGCAGATTGGATCACCCGTTTTTTGTCAAGAACAAAG GGTGGTCTTCCTTTTACCCAAGCCTTACCGTGGTGCACCATGGGATACCTTGCTACGAGATGCAGCTGGGGGATGTGTGCCTGCCACCAAACCACCCAGATGCCATCAACTGTGACGACTCAGTTGTCTTTGACACTTTCAGAAG ctatGACTTCACCCCACTAGATTCCTCAGCAGTCTACGTTCTCAGCAGCATGGCGCGTCTGCGCAGAGCCTCCCTGTCCAGCGGGGGCGCCGTCAGTCCAGACTGCGATAAGCTGGAGCGCTCTTGCTCCCCACAATCCTCCAGCAGCAAATCCCACCGGAGCCACCTCACAGGGACAGCCAGCGGTGCCACGCCTACGAAATGCAAGCGGCCAATGAACGCCTTCATGCTCTTCGCCAAGAAGTACAGAGTGGAGTACACGCAGATGTATCCCGGAAAGGACAACAG AGCCATCAGTGTCATCCTGGGtgacaaatggaagaaaatgaagaatgaGGAGAGGAGGATGTACACCATGGAGGCCAAGGCTTTGGCCGAGGAGCAGAAGAGACTCAATCCAGACTGCTGGAAACGGAAACGAACCAACTCG GGTTCCCAGCAGACTTAG
- the hsp90b1 gene encoding endoplasmin — MKRVWVIGLLFTLLAFAAVRAEDEVDVDGTVEDDLGKSRDGSRTDDEVVQREEEAIQLDGLNASQIKELREKSEKHAFQAEVNRMMKLIINSLYKNKEIFLRELISNASDALDKIRLLSLTDESALAANEELTIKIKSDKEKNMLHITDTGIGMTKDELVRNLGTIAKSGTSEFLNKMTEMQTEGQSTSELIGQFGVGFYSAFLVADKVVVTSKHNNDTQHIWESDSNQFSVIEDPREDTLGRGTTITLVLKEEASDFLELETIKNLVKKYSQFINFPIYVWASKTETVEEPIDDDAEAEEPEKEASEDEAEVEEEEEDKDKPKTKKVEKTVWDWELMNDIKPIWQRLAKEVEEDEYKAFYKTFSKDSDDPLAHIHFTAEGEVTFKSILFIPTSAPRGLFDEYGSKKNDYIKLFVRRVFITDDFNDMMPKYLNFVKGVVDSDDLPLNVSRETLQQHKLLKVIRKKLVRKTLDMIKKIADDQYNEKFWKEFGTNVKLGVIEDHSNRTRLAKLLRFQTSNSDTVLASLEQYVERMKEKQDKIYFMAGTSRKEAESSPFVERLLKKGYEVIYLTEPVDEYCIQALPEFDGKRFQNVAKEGVKFEESEKAKEKREALEKEFEPLTTWLKDKALKDKIEKAVLSQRLTNSPCALVASQYGWSGNMERIMKAQAYQTGKDISTNYYASQKKTLEINPKHPLVKQMLNRVNADAEDQTASDLAVVLFETATLRSGYQLADTKAYGDRIERMLRLSMNVALDEQVEEEPEEEPEEPAEEESEDKDEEAIDDDDETAEPKDEL; from the exons atgaaacGAGTTTGGGTGATAGGGCTGCTTTTCACACTCCTAGCCTTCG CTGCTGTAAGGGCTGAGGATGAAGTGGATGTGGATGGCACAGTTGAGGACGACCTGGGAAAGAGCAGAGATGGGTCCAGAACAGATGATGAGGTGGTGCAGAG GGAGGAGGAGGCTATCCAGCTGGATGGTTTGAATGCTTCTCAGATTAAGGAACTCAGggaaaagtctgaaaaacaTGCTTTTCAGGCAGAAGTCAATCGTATGATGAAGCTCATTATCAACTCTCTCTACAAAAACAAGGAG ATCTTCCTCAGGGAGTTGATCTCTAATGCCTCAGATGCTCTGGATAAGATCCGGCTGTTGTCGCTTACTGATGAATCAGCGTTGGCAGCAAATGAAGAGCTCACCATCAAAATTAAA TCTGATAAGGAGAAGAACATGCTCCACATCACCGACACCGGTATCGGAATGACCAAAGACGAGTTGGTGAGAAACTTGGGCACCATCGCCAAGTCGGGCACCAGCGAGTTCCTCAACAAGATGACGGAGATGCAGACTGAGGGGCAGTCTACGTCCGAGCTGATTGGCCAGTTTGGAGTGGGTTTCTATTCTGCTTTCCTTGTTGCTGACAAGGTTGTTGTGACATCCAAGCACAACAACGACACCCAGCACATCTGGGAGTCAGACTCCAACCAGTTCTCGGTCATCGAGGACCCCCGTGAGGACACACTGGGAAGGGGAACAACCATTAC actGGTCCTGAAGGAGGAGGCCTCAGACTTCCTTGAACTTGAAACAATCAAGAATCTTGTGAAGAAATACTCCCAGTTTATCAACTTTCCCATCTACGTTTGGGCTAGCAAG ACTGAGACGGTTGAAGAGCCCATTGATGATGACGCTGAGGCAGAGGAACCAGAGAAGGAGGCTTCTGAAGATGAAGCCGAAgtagaggaagaggaggaggataaAGACAAGCCAAAGACTAAGAAG GTTGAGAAGACGGTTTGGGACTGGGAACTGATGAATGACATCAAGCCAATCTGGCAGAGACTGGCCAAGGAGGTTGAAGAGGACGAATACAAGGCTTTCTACAAGACCTTCTCGAAG GACAGTGACGACCCCCTGGCTCACATCCACTTCACTGCTGAAGGTGAAGTTACCTTCAAGTCCATCCTGTTCATCCCCACTTCGGCTCCACGTGGCCTCTTTGACGAGTATGGCTCAAAGAAGAACGACTACATCAAG CTGTTTGTCAGGAGAGTTTTCATCACAGATGACTTCAACGACATGATGCCCAAATACCTGAACTTCGTCAAGGGAGTG GTTGACTCTGATGACCTTCCTCTGAATGTGTCTAGAGAAACTCTGCAGCAGCACAAACTGCTCAAG GTCATCCGCAAGAAGCTGGTCCGTAAGACTTTGGACATGATCAAGAAGATTGCAGATGATCAGTACAACGAAAAGTTCTGGAAGGAGTTTGGAACCAATGTCAAACTGGGCGTCATCGAGGACCACTCCAACAGAACCCGTCTGGCCAAACTGCTCCGCTTCCAGACGTCCAACAGCGACACCGTCCTGGCCAGTCTGGAGCAGTATGTGGAGCGCATGAAGGAGAAGCAGGACAAAATCTACTTCATGGCAGGGACCAGCAGGAAGGAG GCGGAGTCGTCTCCTTTCGTTGAGAGGCTGCTGAAGAAGGGCTACGAGGTCATTTACCTGACGGAGCCTGTGGACGAGTACTGCATTCAGGCGCTGCCAGAGTTTGATGGAAAACGCTTCCAGAATGTGGCCAAAGAGGGCGTCAAGTTTGAGGAAAGTGAGAAGGCCAAGGAGAAGAGGGAGGCCCTGGAGAAGGAGTTTGAGCCTCTCACTACTTGGCTCAAGGACAAGGCCCTGAAGGACAAG ATTGAAAAGGCCGTTCTCTCTCAGAGGTTGACCAACTCGCCCTGCGCCCTGGTTGCCAGTCAGTACGGCTGGTCAGGAAACATGGAGAGGATCATGAAGGCTCAGGCTTACCAGACAGGAAAAGACATTTCCACAAA TTATTATGCCAGCCAGAAGAAAACACTAGAAATCAACCCCAAACATCCCCTTGTCAAGCAGATGCTCAACAGAGTCAAT GCTGATGCTGAGGACCAGACCGCATCAGATCTCGCAGTGGTTCTGTTTGAGACGGCAACTCTGCGCTCAGGATACCAGCTGGCCGACACAAAAGCTTACGGAGACAGAATAGAGCGCATGCTCCGGCTCAGCATGAATGTTGCTCTGGACGAACAG GTTGAAGAAGAACCTGAGGAAGAGCCAGAGGAGCCAGCAGAGGAAGAGTCTGAAGATAAAGATGAAGAAGCTATAGATGATGATGACGAAACG GCAGAGCCAAAGGATGAACTGTGA
- the prkar2b gene encoding cAMP-dependent protein kinase type II-beta regulatory subunit, which yields MSIEIPEGLTELLQSFTVEVLRNQPRDLLEFALQYFTRLKDSETKEASFGNDQNSAPRSGKAVNFIDEAMQIDSENGEEEDDDDDDDEEFIAPVINRFIRRASVCAEAFNPDEDEEEKEPRVTHPKTDEQRQRLQEACRDILLFKNLDPEQMSQVLDAMFEKFCTEGEHIIDQDDDGDNFYVIESGTFNIFVKIEGAEKLVGSYDNKGSFGELALMYNTPRAATIIATSPGAVWCLDRLTFRRIIVKNNAKKRKMYEAFIETLPLLTSLEVSERMKVVDVLSTRVYNDSQQIIAQGDLADCFYIVESGQVRITMKRSRTKKDEEEEEELDIAMCTRGQYFGELALVTNKPRAASAYAVGSVKCLVMDVKAFERLLGPCMDIMKRNIANYEEQLVALFGSSAEIEQQSA from the exons ATGAGTATAGAAATTCCTGAGGGACTGACGGAGCTGTTACAGAGCTTTACCGTGGAAGTGTTGCGGAATCAGCCCAGGGATCTGCTCGAGTTTGCGTTACAGTACTTCACCCGGCTGAAGGACAGCGAGACCAAAGAGGCCTCCTTTGGCAATGACCAAAATTCAGCCCCGAGATCTGGGAAAGCGGTCAATTTCATTGACGAGGCCATGCAGATCGATTCGGAGAACGGGGAAGAGGaggacgacgacgacgacgacgacgaggAATTCATAG CACCAGTGATAAACAGATTCATCAGAAGAGCATCGG TGTGTGCAGAGGCGTTCAACCCTGAcgaagatgaagaagaaaaagagccAAGG GTTACCCACCCCAAAACCGACGAGCAGAGGCAGAGACTACAGGAAGCTTGCAGGGACATTCTTCTGTTCAAGAACTTAGATCCA GAGCAGATGTCTCAGGTTTTGGACGCCATGTTTGAAAAGTTCTGCACAGAGGGAGAGCACATCATTGATCAAGACGATGATGGGGACAACTTCTACGTCATCGAAAG TGGGACgttcaacatttttgtgaagATTGAGGGCGCGGAGAAGCTGGTGGGCTCCTATGACAACAAGGGCAGCTTTGGAGAACTGGCGCTGATGTACAACACCCCCAGGGCGGCCACCATAATTGCAACCTCGCCTGGAGCCGTTTGGTGCCTG GATCGTCTTACATTCCGGAGGATTATAGTGAAGAACAACGCCAAGAAGAGGAAGATGTACGAAGCGTTTATTGAAACTCTTCCCCTACTCACATCTTTAGAG GTGTCGGAGAGAATGAAGGTAGTAGACGTGCTATCCACCAGGGTATACAATGACTCACAGCAAATTATTGCTCAG GGTGATTTAGCGGATTGCTTTTACATCGTTGAGAGCGGCCAAGTTAGGATCACCATGAAAAGAAGCCGG acaaaaaaagacgaggaggaggaagaggagctcgATATTGCCATGTGCACGAGGGGCCAGTATTTTGGGGAGTTGGCTCTTGTCACAAACAAGCCCAGAGCTGCATCGGCATATGCTGTGGGGAGTGTCAAATGCTTGG tCATGGATGTGAAAGCGTTTGAGAGACTCCTCGGCCCTTGCATGGACATCATGAAGAGGAATATCGCTAATTACGAGGAGCAGCTGGTGGCCTTGTTTGGAAGTAGCGCTGAGATTGAGCAACAGAGTGCATAA